A genome region from Deltaproteobacteria bacterium HGW-Deltaproteobacteria-4 includes the following:
- a CDS encoding DNA-binding protein, with protein MKFLRIKHVTEKTGLSKATIYRLEAAGTFPKRVRLSLGAVAWHEDAIEVWMKERINAA; from the coding sequence ATGAAATTTCTTCGGATCAAGCACGTCACAGAGAAAACAGGACTGAGCAAAGCGACCATCTATCGGTTGGAAGCAGCGGGCACATTCCCCAAGCGCGTGCGGCTGTCTTTGGGAGCGGTCGCTTGGCATGAGGATGCAATTGAAGTTTGGATGAAGGAGAGAATAAATGCTGCATAA
- a CDS encoding type I restriction endonuclease subunit R encodes MITDINSEDRLVQSTFAEHLEQELGWESVYAYNAETFGPDGTLGRADTREVVLKRDLRSAVARLNPELPEKAIEEAVLKLTHHDFSRSLPQHNQAFYKMIRNGVPVSYQDTSGHLRHSQARVIDFQHVAKNRFIAVRELKITGLRSPNYNRRADLICFVNGLPLVFIELKAVYKNIRAGFNGNLQDYLDEHVIAHAFHHNAFVIVSNGHRARYGSITSQWEHFSEWKRLEEKDKGGVDAEILLNGMLEKGRLLDIVENFILFDASKPGAVRKVVARNHQVMGVNSAVASVLHQEELKQRIPVSERLMYRLIELPREQVTDEDQQALLPADEPKMLRIPEAAHPDLGKLGVFWHTQGSGKSYSMAFFAEKVRRTVPGNFTFLLMTDRNDLDSQIYRTFVGCGITNDQTPRASSGKDLELILKQNHGYIFSLIHKFNQNVNPEEPFSRRDDIIVISDEAHRTQAGKLARNMRLALPSAAFIGFTGTPLFKHDNLTKRIFGSYVSCYDFKRSEEDGATVKLVYENRGEKLGIARLDLNDRIADAISKAELDQDQNALLERLLGKDYEVITADDRLAKLADDFVEHASTRWESGKAMLVCVDKITCARMHQLIMPRWKKKLSAVRQELQLREAELAKTTDSDTRQLLYAQRDRLKAKAAWLESTIIEIIISEAQNEVADFKKWGFDIIPHRSIMKLGFESDDGKRVDVESAFKNPEHPFRIAIVCAMWLTGFDVESLSTLYIDKPMKAHTLMQAIARANRRYPGKDFGLIVDYNGMLKSLREALAQYALGDEGEGGGEIVAPIEERVRALSEAIDATETYLRGLGFDPTSLIGTTGWIRIQALADAVDAVYTSDESKRRFEIMARQIFIRFKGLLMEPAALLYAERHDNIEAIYKKLTERRDNADVTDLLKQLHLIVNEAIRAQTPQVAEVNDSRFYDLSNIDLEKLREEFAKKVRRKATALQDMREIVEQKLAAMLRWNPNRMDYYKRYQEIIADYNREKDRVSIEETFAKITDLAASLDDEQHKAIEEGLSEEEYALFSLLLRDGINKADRERVKLASQDLLQEIQKLLAPLEQWTQKEQTQAEVEVFILDHLYQKLPSPPFTEQDKQVAAKEVYSFIWNTSTASAFAGARV; translated from the coding sequence ATGATCACTGACATCAATAGCGAAGACCGGCTGGTTCAGTCCACCTTTGCCGAGCATCTGGAACAGGAGCTCGGCTGGGAGAGTGTCTACGCCTACAATGCCGAGACCTTCGGGCCGGATGGGACACTGGGGCGGGCGGATACTCGCGAGGTGGTGCTGAAACGTGACCTGCGCAGCGCCGTTGCCCGCCTGAATCCGGAGCTGCCCGAAAAAGCGATCGAAGAGGCCGTCCTCAAACTTACCCACCATGATTTTTCCCGCTCGCTCCCGCAACACAATCAAGCCTTTTACAAGATGATCCGCAACGGCGTGCCGGTGAGTTATCAGGACACCAGCGGCCATCTTCGCCATAGTCAAGCACGGGTGATCGATTTCCAGCACGTTGCCAAAAATCGCTTCATTGCCGTTCGGGAACTTAAAATCACCGGGCTGCGTTCACCGAACTATAACCGCCGGGCGGATCTGATCTGTTTCGTCAACGGCCTGCCGCTGGTCTTTATCGAACTGAAAGCGGTCTACAAAAACATCCGAGCGGGGTTCAACGGCAACCTGCAGGACTATCTCGACGAACACGTCATCGCCCACGCCTTTCATCACAATGCCTTCGTCATCGTCAGTAACGGTCACCGGGCACGTTATGGTTCGATCACCAGCCAGTGGGAACACTTCTCCGAATGGAAGCGGCTGGAGGAGAAGGATAAGGGGGGTGTCGATGCCGAGATCCTGCTGAATGGCATGCTGGAGAAAGGGCGGCTGCTCGATATCGTCGAGAACTTCATCCTCTTTGATGCCAGCAAGCCGGGGGCGGTGCGCAAGGTGGTGGCCCGGAATCATCAAGTGATGGGGGTCAACAGTGCCGTCGCCTCGGTGCTTCATCAGGAAGAACTGAAGCAACGAATCCCGGTGTCAGAACGGTTGATGTATCGATTGATTGAGCTGCCCCGCGAGCAAGTGACGGATGAAGATCAGCAAGCGCTCCTCCCTGCCGATGAACCGAAGATGTTACGCATCCCTGAAGCGGCGCATCCGGATCTCGGTAAGCTCGGCGTCTTCTGGCATACGCAAGGCTCGGGGAAATCCTATTCGATGGCTTTCTTTGCCGAGAAGGTCCGCCGGACCGTGCCGGGAAACTTTACCTTTCTGTTGATGACGGATCGTAACGATCTCGATAGTCAGATTTACCGGACATTCGTCGGCTGCGGTATCACCAACGACCAGACCCCACGAGCCAGTTCCGGCAAGGATCTGGAGCTCATCCTCAAGCAGAACCACGGCTACATTTTCTCCCTCATCCACAAATTCAACCAGAATGTGAACCCGGAAGAGCCGTTCAGTCGCCGGGACGACATTATTGTCATCTCTGACGAGGCGCACCGCACGCAGGCGGGAAAACTCGCCCGGAATATGCGTCTGGCCCTTCCCAGCGCCGCCTTCATAGGCTTTACCGGCACGCCTCTCTTCAAGCATGACAACCTGACCAAACGGATCTTTGGCAGCTATGTCTCCTGTTACGATTTCAAGCGCTCCGAAGAAGATGGCGCGACGGTCAAGCTCGTCTACGAAAACCGGGGAGAGAAGCTGGGGATTGCCCGGCTCGATTTGAATGACCGCATCGCTGACGCCATCAGCAAGGCAGAGCTGGATCAGGATCAGAACGCGTTGCTTGAAAGGCTGCTGGGCAAGGATTATGAAGTGATCACCGCCGACGATCGACTGGCGAAGCTGGCCGACGATTTTGTCGAGCATGCATCGACGCGGTGGGAGTCGGGCAAGGCAATGCTGGTCTGTGTGGACAAGATCACCTGTGCCCGGATGCATCAATTGATCATGCCGCGCTGGAAGAAGAAGCTGTCAGCGGTACGGCAGGAGCTTCAGCTTCGTGAAGCCGAGCTGGCGAAAACAACGGATAGTGATACCCGACAACTCCTTTATGCCCAGCGAGACCGCCTGAAGGCGAAAGCGGCGTGGCTGGAGAGCACCATCATCGAGATCATCATCAGCGAGGCTCAGAACGAGGTCGCTGATTTCAAAAAGTGGGGATTCGATATCATCCCACACCGATCCATCATGAAGCTTGGCTTCGAGTCGGACGATGGTAAGCGGGTCGATGTGGAATCAGCTTTTAAAAACCCGGAACATCCCTTCCGCATCGCCATTGTCTGCGCCATGTGGCTGACCGGCTTTGATGTGGAAAGCCTCTCCACCCTCTACATTGACAAACCGATGAAGGCGCACACCTTGATGCAGGCCATCGCTCGTGCGAATCGGCGCTACCCCGGCAAAGACTTCGGCCTGATCGTCGATTACAATGGCATGCTCAAGAGCCTGCGTGAGGCTTTGGCGCAGTATGCCCTCGGAGATGAGGGTGAGGGCGGGGGTGAAATCGTTGCGCCGATTGAGGAGCGCGTGAGGGCGTTGAGTGAGGCCATCGATGCGACCGAAACGTATCTGCGTGGATTGGGTTTTGATCCGACCAGCCTGATTGGAACGACGGGATGGATCAGGATACAAGCCCTCGCCGATGCGGTCGATGCCGTTTACACCTCGGACGAATCGAAGCGGCGATTCGAGATCATGGCCCGGCAGATCTTCATCCGTTTCAAAGGACTGCTGATGGAACCGGCGGCGCTCCTGTATGCCGAGCGACACGACAATATCGAAGCGATCTACAAGAAGCTGACCGAGCGCCGCGACAATGCCGATGTAACCGACCTACTCAAGCAGCTCCATCTGATCGTCAACGAAGCGATCCGCGCCCAGACCCCGCAAGTTGCTGAAGTCAACGATTCCCGCTTCTACGATCTGAGCAATATCGATCTGGAGAAGCTGCGGGAGGAATTTGCCAAGAAGGTGCGACGCAAGGCAACGGCGCTACAGGACATGCGGGAGATTGTCGAGCAGAAGCTGGCGGCCATGTTGAGGTGGAATCCGAACCGAATGGATTACTACAAACGCTATCAAGAGATCATTGCAGACTACAATCGCGAGAAGGACCGGGTCAGTATCGAAGAGACCTTCGCCAAGATAACCGACCTCGCCGCCTCTTTGGATGATGAGCAACACAAGGCGATTGAAGAAGGGCTAAGTGAAGAGGAATACGCTTTATTCAGCCTGCTGCTGCGAGACGGCATCAACAAGGCCGATCGGGAGAGAGTGAAGCTGGCCAGTCAAGATCTGCTGCAGGAGATTCAGAAGCTGCTGGCCCCGCTGGAACAGTGGACTCAGAAGGAACAGACGCAGGCCGAAGTGGAAGTCTTTATTCTCGATCACCTCTACCAGAAATTGCCATCGCCACCGTTTACTGAACAGGATAAGCAGGTTGCCGCGAAAGAGGTTTACAGTTTCATTTGGAATACTAGTACGGCTTCGGCGTTTGCGGGGGCGAGGGTTTAG